A single region of the Candidatus Zymogenaceae bacterium genome encodes:
- a CDS encoding ABC transporter ATP-binding protein — MGIISAHNLIKDYARVRALAGVTLDVQDGEIFGFLGPNGAGKTTFVKTMLGFIGITGGSVNVFDKPAGDREVRRRVGYLPENMRLHGFLKGREFLDFAGRLYGMPKDKRKKRTMECLDALNMLDAADRPLREYSKGMLQRIGIAQALIHDPDLLLLDEPTSGLDPIGTKEVRDIILGEKKKGKTVFINSHLLSEIERTCDRVAILNKGMIVKKGHLDELSSKTPSVRVEVAKTSKATVKALGEVAKDVKVDGNVYVIIPKNDEAKGRIPEILIQSGDKMMSMTESRESLEDIFYRIIKEEG; from the coding sequence ATGGGTATTATCAGTGCTCACAACCTGATCAAGGATTACGCCCGGGTCAGAGCCCTGGCCGGCGTCACCCTTGATGTACAGGACGGCGAAATCTTCGGTTTTCTCGGCCCCAACGGCGCGGGAAAAACCACCTTCGTCAAGACCATGCTCGGCTTCATCGGGATCACCGGTGGCTCCGTGAATGTGTTCGACAAACCCGCCGGCGACCGTGAGGTTCGCCGTCGGGTCGGCTACCTGCCGGAAAACATGCGCCTGCACGGCTTCCTGAAGGGGAGGGAGTTTCTGGACTTCGCCGGCAGGCTCTACGGCATGCCGAAAGACAAAAGAAAGAAACGGACCATGGAATGCCTGGACGCCCTGAACATGCTTGACGCAGCCGATCGTCCCCTCAGGGAATACTCCAAGGGGATGCTCCAGCGCATCGGCATCGCCCAGGCCCTGATCCACGATCCGGACCTGCTTCTCCTGGATGAGCCGACCTCCGGCCTCGATCCCATCGGTACGAAGGAAGTCCGGGACATTATCCTGGGCGAGAAGAAAAAAGGGAAGACCGTCTTTATAAATTCCCACCTGCTGTCCGAGATCGAGCGTACGTGCGACCGTGTGGCGATCCTGAACAAGGGAATGATCGTGAAAAAGGGTCACCTGGACGAGCTGTCATCCAAAACCCCGTCGGTGCGGGTGGAGGTGGCCAAGACCAGCAAGGCCACCGTGAAGGCCCTCGGAGAAGTGGCAAAGGATGTAAAGGTCGACGGTAATGTCTACGTTATCATCCCCAAAAATGATGAGGCCAAGGGGCGCATCCCGGAAATCCTGATACAGAGCGGCGATAAGATGATGTCCATGACCGAATCCCGGGAATCCCTCGAGGATATCTTTTACCGAATCATCAAGGAGGAGGGGTAA
- a CDS encoding ABC transporter permease subunit, translated as MRAILAICGNTIKEGLRNKLFYILLIIGLLFILMGRMCMQGDVSFNSQSLSPQQVVALATTISFHIIIFWGLTLAGLLSMGAVLGDIETGVITVFIAKPISRFEYLLGKFFGVMGVVLLNVIVLGCGFFLLAYLKTDIWPFKIFLSLAVFILNLMLLVSVVMLVSLISSRIVAMLMGIVGYLFSVGIDIPVYFDALRAQMVEKPAVLILSKIIYFAFPQWGSTQFYAASFLSDMFAQKMSFWPTIHTAGYIVLVWLGMMLLFNKKEL; from the coding sequence GTGAGAGCCATCCTTGCCATATGCGGAAATACCATTAAGGAAGGGCTCAGAAACAAGCTCTTCTATATCCTTTTGATTATCGGCCTGCTGTTCATCCTGATGGGAAGAATGTGCATGCAGGGCGATGTATCTTTCAATAGCCAGTCCCTTTCTCCCCAACAGGTCGTCGCCCTGGCGACGACGATAAGCTTTCACATCATCATCTTCTGGGGACTGACCCTTGCGGGGCTTCTCTCCATGGGCGCCGTGCTGGGAGATATTGAAACCGGTGTGATCACCGTTTTCATCGCCAAGCCTATTTCCCGTTTCGAATACCTGCTGGGTAAATTCTTCGGCGTCATGGGAGTGGTGCTGCTGAACGTCATCGTCCTGGGATGCGGCTTTTTCCTCCTGGCGTACCTCAAGACAGACATCTGGCCGTTCAAGATTTTTCTCTCCCTGGCGGTGTTCATCCTGAACCTGATGCTCCTGGTTTCCGTCGTCATGTTGGTATCGCTCATCTCCTCCCGGATCGTTGCGATGCTGATGGGAATCGTCGGCTACCTGTTCAGTGTCGGTATAGACATCCCCGTCTATTTCGACGCCCTCCGGGCGCAGATGGTCGAGAAACCGGCGGTCCTGATTCTGTCAAAGATCATATACTTCGCGTTCCCTCAGTGGGGGTCCACGCAGTTTTACGCCGCCTCGTTTCTCAGCGATATGTTTGCCCAGAAGATGTCTTTCTGGCCCACGATTCATACCGCCGGGTACATCGTGCTCGTGTGGTTGGGTATGATGCTGCTGTTTAACAAGAAGGAGCTGTAA
- a CDS encoding DnaJ domain-containing protein: protein MSEHTVLFVGNLSETPFPKLLSEINSMGITGRLSFERGKINKQVFFKNGRPFLVTSNILQEVLGRFLVSTGKITEEQYKRSLVTAKEFGKLHGQVMIQEKFLTSEELNEALREQSRFRLFSLFKWNDCDYKFFREDFFQERDEYADLTITDIILNGIRQSHSLDRLISLLEPYRNLYLFPGAENSRLDADSTFDEHQRWLLNLCDGTHTVGDTLDLSPLDFIETHRTIYAAIILNIITIKKDSASEIQKREAPTPPRPEGVPLEKEAPPPKKPDEEFKELHTKLMAIYHQMRTKSYFDILRVQQDSPDAEIKKSYIKMAKKFHPDSFSPEEIVVVEKTVNKIFDIVTQAYRVLSDEKKRKEYIASLVSPKEGKDAKQTHDIMTAELQFQKGMVFLKKRDYRNAFESFAWAVKLMPDEGEYLAYLGWSIFLFSSDKTGPNSVQAIKHLKKAATLNPSIETPFLFLGTIYKVQGLKDVSILNFKKALDINPDSLEARRELTALGVKQKGDEQRRGLFGKKK from the coding sequence ATGTCCGAACATACAGTATTATTTGTGGGTAATCTCTCCGAAACGCCCTTTCCCAAGCTTCTCAGCGAGATCAACAGCATGGGGATCACGGGTCGGCTTTCTTTCGAACGGGGCAAGATAAACAAGCAGGTTTTTTTCAAGAACGGCAGACCGTTTCTTGTCACATCCAATATCCTGCAGGAAGTACTCGGACGGTTCCTCGTCAGTACCGGAAAAATCACCGAGGAACAGTATAAACGTTCTCTTGTCACGGCCAAGGAGTTCGGCAAGCTGCACGGCCAGGTCATGATTCAGGAGAAGTTTCTGACTTCCGAGGAATTGAACGAAGCGTTGCGGGAGCAGTCCAGGTTTCGGCTCTTTTCCCTTTTCAAGTGGAACGACTGCGATTACAAGTTCTTCAGAGAGGATTTTTTCCAGGAACGGGACGAATATGCGGACCTCACGATCACCGATATTATTCTCAACGGCATCAGGCAGTCCCATTCCCTCGACCGCCTGATCTCTCTCTTGGAACCCTATCGAAATCTCTACCTTTTCCCCGGCGCGGAAAACTCGCGCCTGGATGCAGACTCAACGTTCGATGAACATCAGCGCTGGCTTTTAAATCTGTGCGACGGCACCCATACCGTGGGCGACACCTTGGATCTTTCGCCGCTGGATTTCATTGAGACCCACAGAACCATTTACGCGGCCATCATTCTGAATATCATCACCATAAAGAAAGACTCCGCCTCCGAGATACAAAAGAGAGAGGCGCCGACCCCCCCCCGGCCCGAGGGCGTTCCCCTCGAAAAGGAAGCGCCGCCACCGAAAAAGCCCGACGAGGAATTCAAAGAGCTTCATACAAAGCTGATGGCCATATATCACCAGATGCGCACGAAGAGCTACTTCGACATCCTCAGGGTACAACAAGACTCTCCGGACGCGGAAATCAAGAAATCATACATCAAGATGGCAAAGAAGTTTCATCCCGATTCTTTTTCTCCCGAAGAAATCGTGGTTGTGGAAAAGACCGTCAACAAGATTTTCGACATCGTCACCCAGGCCTATCGGGTGCTGAGCGATGAAAAAAAGCGAAAGGAATATATCGCCTCCCTCGTCTCTCCGAAAGAGGGAAAAGATGCGAAACAAACCCACGATATCATGACCGCGGAGCTCCAGTTCCAGAAGGGAATGGTTTTCCTGAAAAAACGGGATTACAGAAATGCGTTCGAGTCCTTCGCCTGGGCCGTAAAGCTCATGCCCGACGAGGGCGAGTACCTTGCATATCTGGGATGGTCGATTTTCCTGTTTTCCTCGGACAAAACGGGGCCGAACTCGGTACAGGCCATCAAGCATCTCAAGAAAGCGGCGACCCTCAACCCATCCATTGAAACACCGTTTCTCTTTCTTGGAACGATATACAAGGTACAGGGGCTCAAGGACGTCTCGATCCTTAATTTTAAAAAAGCCCTCGATATCAATCCGGATTCTCTGGAGGCGAGGCGGGAGCTCACCGCCCTGGGGGTCAAACAGAAGGGTGATGAACAGAGAAGGGGTCTTTTCGGGAAGAAAAAATAG
- a CDS encoding MBL fold metallo-hydrolase, whose translation MKETRFGRIVFIPGQNDGKYPFCNSLYLEGDQKVIIDPGSNDARLFSLKEDPGVDLVWLSHFHEDHFMFLGLFSDRELWMPGHDAQAMLSMEHILDLYGIDDAEERKQWASFMTEHFNYSPREVNRTFDGEETIDLGGLSVVTIPAPGHTAGNTAFYVPDEGLLFIGDYDLLPFGPWYGDRDSDIDLLIASARKLREIPAKVWVTSHAAGFFTDDPRELWDRYLAVIDRREQMLIDFLSIPRTIHQIIDARIVYKKKKEPALFFDFGEQALMMKHLHRLMKNGVVVMEEERYRLA comes from the coding sequence ATGAAAGAAACCCGCTTCGGTCGGATTGTCTTCATACCGGGACAAAACGACGGGAAATATCCATTCTGCAATTCCCTCTATCTCGAGGGAGACCAAAAGGTCATAATCGATCCGGGATCGAATGACGCGCGCCTCTTCTCCCTCAAGGAAGACCCGGGCGTCGATCTCGTCTGGCTTTCCCATTTTCATGAGGACCACTTCATGTTCCTCGGTCTCTTCTCCGACCGGGAACTGTGGATGCCCGGGCACGACGCCCAGGCTATGTTGTCGATGGAGCATATCCTCGATCTCTACGGCATCGACGACGCCGAAGAGAGGAAACAGTGGGCCTCCTTCATGACCGAACATTTCAATTATTCGCCCAGGGAGGTGAACAGGACCTTCGATGGGGAGGAAACCATCGATTTGGGAGGTCTTTCTGTCGTGACGATACCGGCGCCGGGACACACCGCAGGCAACACCGCGTTTTACGTTCCGGACGAGGGGCTTCTCTTCATCGGCGATTACGATCTTCTCCCCTTCGGCCCCTGGTACGGCGATCGCGATTCCGATATCGACCTGCTCATCGCGTCGGCCCGTAAGCTTCGGGAGATCCCCGCAAAGGTCTGGGTCACCTCCCACGCCGCGGGTTTTTTCACCGACGACCCAAGAGAGCTCTGGGATCGTTACCTTGCCGTGATCGACCGCCGGGAGCAGATGCTGATTGACTTCCTCTCCATACCCCGTACCATCCATCAGATCATCGACGCCCGTATCGTCTACAAAAAAAAGAAGGAGCCAGCACTCTTTTTCGATTTCGGCGAGCAGGCGCTGATGATGAAACACCTGCATCGATTGATGAAGAACGGGGTTGTGGTGATGGAGGAGGAGAGATACCGTCTTGCGTAG